Sequence from the Planctomycetota bacterium genome:
CGGATGCCCTTGTCGTAGTCGAGCATCTGGTTGATGGCGTCCACCTGCCTACGATACGCCTCGATGGCGTTCTTGGCCTCGCGCACGTAGGTGCCCTCGCGGGCGAGCCAGAGGACGATGTCGCGGGTGCCGATGAGGTTGGCGATGTCAATGGCCTTCTTCGAGCGCTCGATGGCGTAGCGGCGGTCGGCGGCGGAGTTCGAAGTGTAGGCGCCGTCAATGCCGCGCGGCGTCTCCCAGAGGCGCGGGGCGACGAACTCGGGGACGATTCCGGCATTGTCGAGCTTGCGCTTCATCGCCTTGGCCGCCTTCGCGATCTGGGCGGGGGTCTTGGAGTCGAGGTCGGGCACAGCATCGTCGTCGTGGAACTGCATGCCGTCGAAGCCGAGGTCCTTGAGGATGCGGAGCTTCTGGTCGAACGAGAAGCTGGTGCGCACGGGCGGCCCGAAGGGGTCGGCGCCCTCGTGAATGTTCCACGGCCCGAAGGTGAAGCGGTACTTCGTCCTGCCCTGCGCGTCCACGAACTTCGCCATCTCGTGCTCCTTTCCCAAGGGGGTTTCTAGTGCGGGCGTCAGCCCGTACCTTCGCACCCACCGAAGATACGGCCTGAAGGCCGCGCTACGAATGTTTCGACGGCACCACTTTGCCTCAAATGGGCGGCGATGTCAAGCCCGCCGCGTCGCCGTCACAATCGCATAGCCGCCGGCCCGCCGGGACTCGACGTTGGCGAAGCGCTCTCGAGCCGCCTCGAGGTGCCAGTCGGGGTCCTTGGTCACGAGCAGGATGCGGCCTGCGGGGACAAGGACCTTCGCGGCCGTGTCGAGGAACATCTGGGCGATGCGGTAGTGGCCGTAGTAGGGCGGATTCGAGACCACGAGGTCGAAGCCGGGCGACAGGTCGCCGAGCGGGTCGGCCGAGACAAAGGCTTGGCAGCGGCTCTCGACCCCGAGCGCGGCGGCATTGGCCTGTGTGCACTCGATGGCGCGGGCGTGGGAATCCACGAGCGTCACGCGGGATGCCGGGCTGCGACGCGCGGCGATGAGGCCGAGCACCCCCACGCCGCAGCCGAGGTCGAGGATGCGTCTCGCCTCGCCCACGTCGAGCGCGGCGAGCAGCGCGCGCGTGCCGTCGTCGAGCCGGCCGTGGCAGAAGACGCCGGGCCGCGAGACGAACGACAGCACGCCCTCCCCTTCTCGCACGGTGAAGGTGCGACGGAACTCCCGCGGGCGGAGCTTCGGCTCCCTGGGGCGTCGGGCGACATAGGCCACGCCGCTGCGGCGCGTGGGGCCGGGCACCGAGGTGGCGGAGCCGAAGAGCCCGACGACCGCCTCGTGCAGGAAGCGGTCGGAGCGGTTGTCGGTGCTCGTGAAGAGCAGGCCGCCGGGCCTCAGGCACCTCAGGGCGAAGGCAAGCCGCTCGTGGACCAGCTCCGCCACGCCGGCCATGCCAAAGGGTAGAACCACGAAGTCCCAGGGGCCTTCGGGCGGGTCGGGAGCGAGACCGAGCTCGGGCGCGAGGCGCCGTTGCCGCTTCACGTTGGCCCGTGCGGCCGCAAGGTCCCAGGCGTCGTCGAAGTGGCAGTGCACGGCCAGGTCGGGGTTCAGGGCGCGGAGGGCCAGGCCTGCGAGAGCTTCGGTGCTGTTGACCACGAGGGCGGAGCCGCCGCGGCCCTTGGGCAGGGCGTGGAGCAGGGCCGCTTCGCTGGGGTGCACGCCCTTGCGCGAGCAGACCACGAGCGCCCCGTCGGCGAAGGGTTCTCGCCGCCCCGATCTGCCCGCGCTTCCCAGCCAGATATCCATCGGCTCCGCCATCTCCTGGGGTGATTTCCCGAGCGTCGTCTCATATAATCGAAAGGGCTGCAAAACGCAACCGGAGGCGTCGCGGTGACGGCACACACGCCGAAGCGAGTGTTCAAGGCGAGGCTCACCCGCCGACGAGAGGATGACGGGAGCTGCGACCGGGAGTTCTGGCGCGAGTTGGGCGCCGAAGCGCGCCTGGCTGCCGCGTGGGAGATGGTCGCCGAGGCCGACATTCTGAGGGGGAAGGATGGCAGTCAACCCCGACTTCAGAGATCTGTTCAGTGCCTTCAACGACGCGGGCGCTGAATATCTGCTCGTGGGAGCGCACGCCGTCCACACCCAACCACGCTATAGCAAACACATGGATGCCTGGGTAAGGCCGACGCGCGAGAGCGCGGAGCGCGTCTTCCGGGCGCTGGCTCGTTTCGGCGCGCCGCTGGAGGGGGTGACCCCCAGGGACTTCGCCGATCCAGAGATGATCTA
This genomic interval carries:
- a CDS encoding methyltransferase is translated as MDIWLGSAGRSGRREPFADGALVVCSRKGVHPSEAALLHALPKGRGGSALVVNSTEALAGLALRALNPDLAVHCHFDDAWDLAAARANVKRQRRLAPELGLAPDPPEGPWDFVVLPFGMAGVAELVHERLAFALRCLRPGGLLFTSTDNRSDRFLHEAVVGLFGSATSVPGPTRRSGVAYVARRPREPKLRPREFRRTFTVREGEGVLSFVSRPGVFCHGRLDDGTRALLAALDVGEARRILDLGCGVGVLGLIAARRSPASRVTLVDSHARAIECTQANAAALGVESRCQAFVSADPLGDLSPGFDLVVSNPPYYGHYRIAQMFLDTAAKVLVPAGRILLVTKDPDWHLEAARERFANVESRRAGGYAIVTATRRA